The Stigmatopora argus isolate UIUO_Sarg chromosome 6, RoL_Sarg_1.0, whole genome shotgun sequence region CCTGGCCGAGGCATTGTGGGTGAACACTGAGATCTGGGATCAGATACCAAAGGAAAAGTCCAAGAAGAGGAAGCAGGACGAATCGCTGGAGGAGCTCATGAGGCCAATGTTGTAAGTAGAACACTCGTCTATATTAACTgtagtgatagacatccaaatcTGCTAACCATGATTGATTGTTTtgagacaaaatggattggccatTAAGTTCAATGTCATCACTCATCACGTTGGAGTCCAAAAGTAAAAAACAACTCTTCTTTCTCCTCCACAGCTTGAATTCGGATGGCACTCCTTCAAAATCCACGCTGCAAAAAGTCTTCAACTGTTTTATTATGAATGCGATGATCCATGATGGTCCTTTAGAACATTTTGGATGTTAGCCCGCATCTTATTCTTTGTATCAAAGTTGTCTCTGAACTGTACATTATCTAgtgtattatattttttattttgttatcaaGGGTATTTTATGACAGTgtataaattcaaaataaaaaaataaaaactatttgcTCTCTGGCACTATTTCCCTGTATAATAACCATACAGAATTAGACTATGTATATTTCAAACAGGTTCTCAACTTTCACACATTGCACGTGTTTTTGTCACACCTGTTCTCACGTCCCCAAAAAATACAGCTCGAAATGTCTATGTGGGTTTAGGTCCTCCAAATGTGACATTGCATGAGGTTAAATTCAACATTGGTATTCTATTTCACTCGGGTGCTGTCATTGGTGTCAACAGATTTCCAAggcatttagactgggaggccTATCACTGATTTAATAGGAATGTCAATGGGTTAAATTGAAATGTGTATAGCTTTAAAAGTtgtaattgaaaagaaaaaaaaaacaatggcattGTGTAGGTGTTACTTTTATTGCAAATAGTGATGGTGGATTATAGAGCTGAAACATTTCCCTGAATTAGTTCTACCAAGTAGATTCTTTCACTACTATAATAAGGTCAAATTACAGTAAATACTCAGACATtacaacacaaaatgatgcaaacaaCAGGGAAGGACTGGCTAAAAAGCTTTTAGAACCCACAGTAAGCCTAAGACTTCATCGCAGTCACCTGAAGGAAACATCTCTCTTCTGcaattgctgaaatatatatatatatatatatatatatatatatatatatatatatatatatatatatatatatatatatatatatatatatataaatcattcTTGTAAGAGGCATAGCCAGCTTCTTACATGACATGAAGTAATAAACCTTTCAGATCATATGCAAGAATCCACAGATTATCAAGaaaaggtgtattttttttcttacataaaaactGGCCTTACTCAAACCCATAACATTTCTAAATAACAGTGGCTAAAGGATGTTGCATTTAATTGCTATggtgatttatttcatattttaaggATGAACAATCacttccttttttcccctctttgaaacaaccccaaaaacaattttcgtATCACTTGCCAGCCTTATCTCACTCATCATAAATACATTCTGTTAAAAAGAAAAGCGCAAAATCAAATACCTATTGCATGGTTCATCTGGCCTAAAACAGTCACTACATAAACACATTAGCACATGTGCACATAAATTAACAATGAGCCATCACATCTGGGCCAACTTCCGCAGCTTAAACCCAACGCCGACGTCTTCCCATCTTACGCAGACGAAACATAAATTAAACAGAGCAAAAAGAGACGAGATCAAGTACAGTTATTATTAGGTTAGCTAAAACacagggagtgagtgagtggattAGTGTCAGCTAGTCCTTCACTAGCACGGGAGGGACGCTGGCCTAAAAGTGCCGTCGCAGCTTGTGACAGGAGCAGGGTCTCTCTTCACATAAAGAAACAAGAAGCACAACGCCTAATAGGAAGGAAGTGGGTGAAATATGGGGATAAGATCATGTTTCCTCAAGGAAAATAGATGGAAAGGAAAGGTATCGTGATGAAAAGCAGCAATCGGATAAGTGACAGTCGTCCCTTGGTGGTGCTATGTaagagaaggaaggaaggaaggaaggaagggaggggCTTATAGGTAGGGGTACTGCGCCAGACGTCTGGGGCTTAGCTGGTAGGCAGCGTATGCCTCGGCCCGTGGCGTCACGCTCACATAAGGAGAGCCAGCGGCAAACTGCTGCTGATAGACCGCCGGGAGGCCGTGCAGAAGACTGCTGACGGACTCCTTGCGGCCACTCGAGTCtctcctggaggaggaggaggaagaggaggacgcGTACGCGGCTCCGTAGGCGGAGGGCGAGTGTCCGTGGCCACCGTGGCCGCGGCCCAGCAGCTGCTCCATGACCTGAGAGGCGGACGAGAGGGCGGTGGAGGCCGGGTACGTGTACAAGCCGGGCCCGGCGGCCGACACCGAGGCCAGCGCCGACACCTCGGGGAAGCTGTAGTGCGACGCCGAGGCGGCCGCCGGGAAGGTCTGCTGGCGGCGCAGGGACGAGTCGCCGTGGGAGGCCCCTATACGCTCCTGAGATGAAGACACCAAGGGCTGGACCTTTGACAAGATCCAAGAAACGCGAGCGTCAGGGTTAGCGGGCGTGCGTGACGTGAACGAGTGGGAACCTGCGGCCGTGTGTGGACTCTGTATTAAAAATGGCCTGACCTGGCTGAGATTCAAGGGGCGTGACTGGCTCAGCATCAGACCGTGTCGCTCCGGGCCCTCCCCTGAACTACTTGGTTGCTGATGAGACATTCTCTTAGGTTTCATGTAGTTCACTGGTGGGGAAAAGTGaaacaaaaactatttaaaaatcacATCAACTACTGACACtttcaatataaaaataactTGAAATGGCAGAGGGCTGGGGAATGAgaacgctttttttttttaccagtctCCGGGCGGCTGCGTGAAGCCATGCCTCTCTCGGGCACCTGAACTTTGACCGAAGGCGCCACTACGGCCAGAGATTTAGCCTGACGAGAGGCGCCGGCTGCGTTAAGTGCGCGGGGGCGCGGTGTCAGGGGGCTGGCGGTCGACGAGTCAGAGTCGTGCACGGTCACGCAGCTGATGACGTTGGTCCGCTGGCCCAATGTGACGTTGCTTCAGAAGAGGAACGGCAGTGGTCAAAATCCGCGAGTTGCTGGGTAAAACACCTTAAAAAGGAGCTCATGGGAGGCTCACCTGGCTGGATGAAACTTCCGCTCATCTTCGGTGTCGGTATCGCTGTGGATCGTTATGATGCTGACCGCCGGGCTGGGGGTGTCGGAGATGACGATAGGCTGGGACAAAGTGGCCATGAGGCTGGATGAGGTCACGGCATTGGTGCTGAGCACCGATGCAGTGGAGATACCCCTAAAcacaagcagaaaaaaaattagttgCCTGAATAAGTTCATAAAGACGGTCAGTTTTCAAACCACATGGAGGAAGTTGAGGAACAatagtaaaatattttaatatctcCAGCAGCGTGTTCATctcagataaaaaaataattcagtcTCATTGTGGGCCAGCATTGTAAATGAGAAGCTGTTCTCTATGGTCTTACTGggtaaaatgaaaaacagcttaattaaatgaataaaaagaaaaaatgctttttactTCATTTGACGTGCCGATAAATTTTCTGCTATCTTTGTCACTGACCTGTTTCTGTTTTCTCCTCGTCTGGCTTTGACCTTCTTGCGctcttgttgtgttttggtttgTGCTGtgttcctaaaataaataaaaatataaataaataaataaattcttgCAGTGTCGTTGACAATGAACGCAGTCGCAATAATGTAGACTTGTTGCGTCTTTTTTATGTACATTCACCAGTAGACATCAATCAATTGCAACATTTGTTCATTGGCTGCATCCCCtctcagttcaaatagattggacgtctattgtcatTTAATATagccaatgaatgaattgatAATTTCTTTAGCAAGAAGAATAGAGATGCATTTTATTTTCCCTCCCTTGCTTATATTTCCAAACAAGTTTTTCCTCTCAATTCTCCTTATGTACCTACCAAACAGCTCCTTCACAATGTATGGGAAGACTGTTAGGTTGACATACCTCCAGTTGTGCCCCTGCTGAGCGGTGGCCTCTGAGTGATGGGTGTCCCGTGGCGACTCAGCAATATTTGCCTGGTGAGCAGAGCTGTGGATGGCCATGCCCGGGACCTGTTGCCACGATGACGGGATGAGGATTTGTTGCGTTCCAGTGGGCCAGGCCTGCTGGGAGAAGTGGCCCACGGGGTCACATTTCAATCAAGGTAATATTGTTTTAACATTCGGCAGCTAAACAAAAAGTCAGGCAAATGAGGCCATGCTTTGAAATCGACCAAAAGACAATCATAGAGCCAGTCTCGGGTAAGGCAAAGCACGAGATAAGTGAGCAACCTTCCCGAGCCATTCCCTTATTTTTAGCACGGCCTGGCAACAACTCAACAAAATGAAATCATGCAAAGCACAAACACGGAAGCACTGGAAACAGATCAGGATGCGCAAAACCAAACAAATCATGGTGCCTGTTAAAGAAGAAACGGGAgttagtcgtttttttttttgttaactgaCAACAAGAGTATGTCTGCAGCATGCCATACGTTGTGGGACTGAAATAGAAAGTGTGTCAGAGTGAAATTGTGGGGAGTGCTTTGGAGGCACACACCATCCTGAGCTGAAACCAAAAAGGAGGACAGGATATGAGAAGCTTCAAGCAAAGCGCAGAACAACTCAGCAACACATGCGCTCCATGCCCTTAGCACACCTAAGGGGGAAAAGGTGGAGAATGTCAGCGTGAGTGAATGAAGTGaggatggaaaaaaaggagGCAGTGGGGTGATATGTTTTTAACCAAAATGCACCTAAAAAAACCCAATAAACTGTCAACAGGCCCACAAGGGGAGTGCCAAACAGCACACTTGATTTTAGAACAAATATGTCTCCAAAATAAGCTAAACTACaatatattataaggcttttcaGTTGAGTATACAGTATGTGATCTGATGCAATGCACACACAATTAGTAATACTGAGATTCAATGTGTAATGCAGAAATTGAGAGGAAGGCgaagaaatgaaaagaaagtggG contains the following coding sequences:
- the LOC144076209 gene encoding RING finger protein 208-like produces the protein MSPTENLECVVCFHEYSRSQRVPRLLHCSHTFCVSCLEKLTSVDSASRTICCPVCRKITTFQVSLDLAEALWVNTEIWDQIPKEKSKKRKQDESLEELMRPMFLNSDGTPSKSTLQKVFNCFIMNAMIHDGPLEHFGC